The following are encoded in a window of Halorarum salinum genomic DNA:
- a CDS encoding DUF5796 family protein: protein MSAPNRSDVAPATVSVALREEGIEVEYLDGRVTFYHGVPEAVEGSLTTPPGKETHVLVTDPTETEGVLVYVNDLKTHDDILRDTGVGRVMLGEGEEEELFPGVTARRPGGQRTELEADPEVARGRVFVFAEDDWGEHSYEFVEGTDAESAEATDAVEPSTPDGGEE from the coding sequence ATGAGCGCGCCGAACCGGAGCGACGTCGCCCCCGCGACGGTCTCGGTCGCCCTCCGCGAGGAGGGGATCGAGGTCGAGTACCTGGACGGCAGGGTCACGTTCTACCACGGCGTCCCCGAGGCGGTCGAGGGGTCGCTCACGACCCCGCCGGGCAAGGAGACCCACGTCCTCGTCACCGACCCCACGGAGACGGAGGGCGTCCTCGTGTACGTGAACGACCTGAAGACCCACGACGACATCCTCCGGGACACCGGCGTCGGCCGGGTCATGCTCGGCGAGGGCGAGGAGGAGGAACTGTTCCCGGGCGTCACGGCCCGCCGTCCCGGCGGCCAGCGCACGGAACTGGAGGCGGACCCCGAGGTCGCCCGCGGCCGCGTGTTCGTCTTCGCCGAGGACGACTGGGGCGAGCACAGTTACGAGTTCGTCGAGGGGACGGACGCGGAGTCGGCCGAGGCCACCGACGCCGTGGAGCCGTCGACGCCGGACGGGGGGGAGGAGTGA
- a CDS encoding DUF7508 domain-containing protein, producing the protein MSLRRRWREFDRGAVGAAPERYGVYELGDAEGESLGYGVGVLRDELKEELAYGEAAKVRWVAAESREHAERIAEEQF; encoded by the coding sequence GTGAGCCTCCGTCGGCGGTGGCGGGAGTTCGACCGGGGCGCCGTGGGGGCGGCGCCCGAACGGTACGGGGTGTACGAACTCGGCGACGCCGAGGGGGAGTCGCTGGGCTACGGCGTCGGCGTGCTGCGGGACGAACTGAAGGAGGAACTGGCGTACGGCGAGGCCGCGAAGGTCCGGTGGGTGGCCGCGGAGTCGCGCGAGCACGCGGAGCGCATCGCCGA